The following proteins are encoded in a genomic region of Schistocerca serialis cubense isolate TAMUIC-IGC-003099 chromosome 9, iqSchSeri2.2, whole genome shotgun sequence:
- the LOC126419465 gene encoding larval cuticle protein A2B-like, with protein MMLLKALAAHPGPIAYAAHPGPIAYHGAAPITYTTHAGAPLAYTTHAGTPLAYATHVAAPIAYATHAAPAPVAYAAKAPVVAAGKVVAAAAESADFDPHPQYSFSYDVQDAITGDTKSQQETRDGDVVQGVYSLVEPDGSRRTVEYQADPVNGFNAVVHRDTGAVAVAKPVVGVGVGKVVAAAPALQYLKKY; from the exons ATGATGCTCCTCAAG GCGCTGGCGGCGCACCCCGGCCCCATCGCCTACGCCGCCCACCCGGGCCCCATAGCCTACCACGGCGCCGCCCCCATCACGTACACCACGCACGCCGGCGCGCCCCTGGCCTACACGACGCACGCCGGCACGCCCCTCGCCTACGCCACGCACGTCGCGGCGCCCATAGCCTACGCCACGCACGCAGCCCCGGCACCCGTCGCCTATGCCGCCAAGGCTCCTGTCGTTGCGGCCGGAAAG GTTGTAGCAGCTGCGGCGGAGAGCGCAGACTTCGACCCGCACCCGCAGTACAGCTTCTCGTACGACGTGCAGGACGCCATCACCGGAGACACCAAGTCCCAGCAGGAGACCCGCGACGGTGACGTCGTTCAAG GCGTCTACTCGCTGGTGGAGCCCGACGGCTCCAGGCGCACGGTGGAGTACCAGGCTGACCCGGTGAACGGCTTCAACGCGGTCGTACACCGCGACACGGGCGCTGTCGCCGTCGCCAAGCCGgtggtcggcgtcggcgtcggcaaaGTGGTGGCCGCCGCCCCCGCGCTCCAGTACCTCAAGAAGTACTAG